The Pseudobythopirellula maris genome has a window encoding:
- a CDS encoding PEP-CTERM sorting domain-containing protein, translated as MKSLCCSVSSLALLVALAAPASAAPTVDGTVDGSYGAPLAVQTVQTNFGDSTGGVTGGGELDAAYATVSGDRLYVMITGNIENNFNKLSLFIDSKAGGENTLSGGPSYDGGVSSNFAGLTFDTGFEADYHVFGRWGGAFEVDVVDRAGGACTNDCLGDFGAATVGAGTAVQSGTVLGDGNGTTSFLSSPAEFGFNNNNAAGVGGGTGAVVGDPASVTTGFEFSIALADIGSPVVGSEILIHAAYGNGDNNFHSNQILGGLAAPQDNLGGDGGGNFTGNLGGIDFNQFAGAQYFSVTVVPEPGALMIAMLAVCGFVARRRA; from the coding sequence ATGAAGTCTCTCTGCTGTTCAGTCAGTTCCCTCGCATTGCTGGTGGCGCTAGCCGCACCGGCGTCGGCCGCCCCCACCGTCGACGGCACGGTCGACGGTAGTTACGGAGCGCCGCTTGCCGTGCAAACGGTGCAGACGAATTTTGGCGATTCGACCGGCGGGGTCACCGGTGGTGGCGAACTCGACGCCGCGTACGCCACGGTCTCGGGCGACCGGCTCTACGTGATGATCACCGGCAATATCGAGAACAACTTCAACAAACTGTCGCTGTTCATCGACTCGAAGGCGGGCGGCGAGAACACGCTGTCGGGCGGCCCTTCGTACGACGGTGGGGTGAGCAGCAACTTCGCCGGGCTGACCTTCGACACGGGTTTCGAGGCCGATTACCACGTGTTCGGTCGCTGGGGCGGCGCCTTCGAGGTCGACGTTGTTGACCGCGCCGGCGGCGCTTGCACGAACGATTGCTTGGGCGACTTCGGCGCCGCCACGGTCGGCGCCGGCACGGCCGTGCAGTCGGGCACGGTGCTCGGCGACGGCAACGGCACGACCTCGTTCCTCTCGTCGCCCGCCGAGTTCGGCTTCAACAACAACAACGCCGCCGGCGTTGGCGGCGGCACGGGCGCCGTTGTCGGCGACCCGGCCAGTGTGACGACCGGCTTCGAGTTCTCGATCGCCCTGGCCGATATCGGCAGCCCCGTCGTGGGAAGCGAGATCTTGATCCACGCCGCCTACGGCAATGGCGACAACAACTTCCACTCCAACCAGATCCTCGGCGGTCTCGCCGCGCCACAGGACAACCTGGGTGGTGACGGCGGCGGCAACTTCACCGGCAACCTCGGCGGGATCGACTTCAATCAGTTCGCCGGGGCGCAGTACTTTTCGGTGACCGTCGTCCCCGAACCGGGCGCTCTGATGATCGCGATGCTGGCCGTTTGCGGCTTCGTTGCGCGGCGTCGGGCGTAA
- a CDS encoding sigma-70 family RNA polymerase sigma factor, whose amino-acid sequence MDSQREAFTRVFARNYSWLYAYLVTLLGNISDAEEVFQEVCVALWSDYEVFDTTTDFRRWASVIARNRVLRFRSQQHKRSRRISDVAVELLAEEAVDRAELLEDRRTALQGCLDRLPESDRQLVAECYGDRTRSFRGVAERLGRQPNTVYKALQRVRRVLRDCVDRKVAAQG is encoded by the coding sequence ATGGACAGTCAGCGAGAAGCGTTCACCCGGGTTTTCGCAAGGAACTACAGCTGGCTTTACGCCTACTTGGTCACGCTGCTGGGCAACATCAGTGACGCCGAAGAGGTGTTCCAGGAAGTCTGTGTCGCCTTGTGGAGTGACTACGAGGTGTTCGACACCACCACCGATTTCCGCCGCTGGGCCAGTGTGATCGCCCGCAACCGGGTGCTCCGCTTCCGCTCGCAGCAGCACAAGCGATCGCGGCGGATTTCGGACGTCGCGGTCGAACTGCTCGCCGAGGAGGCGGTCGATCGAGCCGAGTTGCTCGAAGACCGCCGCACGGCGCTACAGGGCTGCCTCGACCGACTGCCCGAATCCGACCGACAACTCGTGGCCGAGTGCTACGGCGACCGCACCCGGTCGTTCCGGGGCGTGGCCGAGCGGCTGGGGCGCCAGCCCAACACGGTTTACAAGGCCTTGCAACGTGTGAGGCGGGTGCTGCGTGACTGCGTCGACCGCAAGGTCGCCGCCCAAGGCTAA